From Pseudorca crassidens isolate mPseCra1 chromosome 7, mPseCra1.hap1, whole genome shotgun sequence, a single genomic window includes:
- the LOC137228197 gene encoding L-threonine 3-dehydrogenase, mitochondrial has protein sequence MPVVWMLWRVASRMLQRPACGCQAPVLPSRFLGTSPQQIPADANYHSTSFSEADQPRVLITGGLGQLGVGLASFLRKRFGKDNVILSDIRKPPEHVFLSGPFIYSDILDYKNLREIVVNNRVTWLFHYSALLSAVGEANVSLARAVNITGLHNVLDVAEEHGLRLFVPSTIGAFGPTSPRNPTPDLCIQRPRTIYGVSKVHAELMGEYYYYRYGLDFRCLRYPGIISADSQPGGGTTDYAVQIFHDAVKNGRFECNLKPSTRLPMMYIDDCLRATLEVMEAPAESLSMRTYNVNAMSFTPAELAQEILKHVPEFQITYNVDPVRQAIADSWPMNFDDSNARKDWGWKHDFDLPELVTTMLNFHGSESRVAQAN, from the exons ATGCCGGTCGTTTGGATGCTGTGGCGGGTTGCCAGCCGGATGCTACAGAGACCGGCCTGTGGCTGCCAGGCTCCTGTCCTGCCCAGCCGGTTTCTGGGCACCTCCCCTCAGCAGATTCCAGCGGATGCCAACTACCACTCTACCTCGTTCTCTGAAGCAGACCAACCGCGCGTCTTAATTAcag gGGGTCTTGGCCAGCTTGGAGTGGGGCTTGCTAGCTTTTTGAG GAAACGATTTGGGAAGGACAACGTGATTCTGTCTGACATTCGGAAGCCCCCTGAGCACGTCTTCCTTAGTG GCCCGTTTATTTATTCCGACATCCTGGATTACAAGAATCTGCGGGAGATCGTGGTGAACAACCGTGTCACCTGGCTGTTTCATTACAGCGCTCTGCTCAGTGCAGTGGGAGAAGCAAACGTGTCCCTGGCCAGAGCTGTGAACATCACTG GACTGCACAATGTCCTGGACGTTGCCGAGGAGCACGGTCTGCGATTGTTTGTGCCAAGCACCATCGGGGCGTTTGGACCTACTTCTCCGCGGAACCCAACCCCCGATCTCTGTATCCAGAGACCCAGGACTATCTACGGGGTGTCCAAGGTCCACGCGGAGCTCATGGGCGAG tATTATTATTACCGGTATGGGTTAGATTTCCGATGCCTGAGATATCCTGGAATCATTTCTGCTGACTCCCAGCCTGGAGGAGGAACGACTG ACTACGCCGTCCAGATTTTCCATGACGCCGTCAAGAATGGCAGATTTGAGTGCAACCTGAAACCCAGCACGAGACTCCCGATGATGTATATTGATGACTGCCTCCGGGCCACCCTGGAGGTCATGGAGGCCCCAGCAGAGTCCCTCTCCATGAGGACTTACAATGTCAATGCCATGAGCTTCACCCCCGCGGAGCTGGCCCAGGAGATTCTCAAGCACGTTCCAGAATTCCAGATCACCTACAACGTGGATCCCGTCCGACAGGCCATAG CCGATAGTTGGCCAATGAACTTTGATGATAGCAACGCCCGGAAGGACTGGGGGTGGAAGCACGATTTTGACCTCCCGGAGCTGGTGACGACGATGTTGAACTTCCACGGTTCCGAGAGCAGAGTTGCCCAGGCTAACTGA